Proteins encoded by one window of Labrus bergylta chromosome 2, fLabBer1.1, whole genome shotgun sequence:
- the LOC110000424 gene encoding eukaryotic translation initiation factor 4E-binding protein 2 has protein sequence MSTECQKTSAKSIPSTRRVTINDAAHMPQDYSTTPGGTLFSTTPGGTRIIYDRKFLLERRSSPMARTPPCGLPNIPGVTSPPIKDAIEKTPNGELLNNNNIAAPETKHTGDDAQFEMDI, from the exons ATGTCTACTGAGTGCCAGAAGACCAGTGCAAAGAGCATCCCGTCGACCAGGAGGGTGACCATCAACGACGCGGCGCACATGCCCCAGGACTACTCCACGACCCCCGGAGGGACCCTGTTCAGCACCACGCCGGGCG GTACCAGAATCATCTACGACCGGAAGTTCCTGCTGGAGCGCCGCAGCTCTCCGATGGCCAGAACTCCTCCGTGTGGTCTGCCAAACATTCCCGGTGTGACCAGTCCTCCCATCAAAGACGCCATCGAGAAGACCCCTAATGGAGAActactgaacaacaacaacatcgcTGCTCCTGAAACCAAACACACTG gtGATGATGCACAGTTTGAAATGGACATCTAG